A genomic segment from Gopherus evgoodei ecotype Sinaloan lineage unplaced genomic scaffold, rGopEvg1_v1.p scaffold_33_arrow_ctg1, whole genome shotgun sequence encodes:
- the LOC115641118 gene encoding zinc finger protein 572-like: MTQPRTCTKEKWFECAEHGRSFKCSSNLIRHQRVHTGNRPYNCPEYRKSFYCKSHLIRHQRPHTGETPYNCPECGKQFNDHSNLVRHRRTYTGEKPYKYTDCGKSFRDSSGLLAHQRVHTGEKCHKCPDCGETFTQRFHVTKH; encoded by the coding sequence ATGACCCAGCCGAGAACCTGCACTAAGGAGAAGTGGTTCGAATGTGCTGAGCACGGGAGAAGCTTCAAGTGCAGTTCAAACCTTATAAGACACCAGAGGGTCCACACAGGCAACAGACCCTACAACTGCCCTGAGTACAGAAAAAGCTTCTATTGTAAATCCCACCTTATTAGACATCAGAGACCTCACACGGGAGAGACCCCCTATAACTGCCCTGAGTGTGGAAAACAATTCAATGACCACTCCAACCTTGTTAGACATCGGCGAACctacacaggagagaaaccctataagtACACTgactgcgggaaaagcttcagggaCAGCTCAGGCCTTCTTGCACATCAGagagtccacacaggagagaaatgcCATAAATGCCCGGACTGTGGAGAAACCTTCACTCAGCGCTTTCATGTGACTAAACATTGA
- the LOC115641031 gene encoding butyrophilin subfamily 3 member A2-like codes for MLGARPSHSSAALLSAVVLLHVQAAAAVSFQVLVPADPLSAPLGGTVLLPCHLSPPLSAQAMQVKWSRPQLGQDVHVYLPDGSEVQAERYQGRTELLRDRIQSGTLALRIRNLTLQDEGRYLCDFQSNSIVGNATLELRVTSSGLDPLLHIGGYDGKQMNVTCLSVGWYPKLKMLWRNGHGERLTLSKEEKISRNWGLFDVSSSVVVTKHSDPTLICAIRPGSPSPEKVSVILISDDFFPQVSSWKVGLFLFLSVCVCLLFFPACYLWRVQRAKRKSSNLTTKT; via the exons atgctgggagccCGTCCCTCACACTCCAGCGCTGCCCTGCTCTCCGCCGTCGTCCTCCTGCATGTTCAGGCTGCAGCGGCTG tGAGTTTCCAGGTGCTAGTTCCTGCtgaccccctctctgccccactgGGGGGCACTGTGCTCCTGCCCTGCCACCTCTCCCCCCCGCTCAGTGCCCAGGCCATGCAGGTGAAATGGAGCCGGCCCCAGCTAGGCCAGGATGTCCACGTGTACCTTCCGGATGGGAGCGAGGTGCAGGCTGAGAGGTACCAGGGCAGGACGGAGCTCCTGCGGGACAGGATCCAGAGCGGCACCCTGGCCCTGCGGATCCGGAATCTCACCCTGCAGGATGAAGGGCGCTATCTCTGTGACTTCCAGTCCAACAGCATCGTTGGCAATGCCACACTGGAGCTCCGTGTGACAA GCTCTGGCTTGGACCCCCTCCTCCACATTGGTGGATACGATGGCAAGCAGATGAACGTGACATGTCTCTCTGTGGGGTGGTACCCGAAGCTGAAGATGCTCTGGAGAAATGGCCATGGGGAGAGACTGACCCTATCTAAGGAGGAAAAAATCTCCAGAAACTGGGGCCTTTTTGATGTCTCCAGCTCCGTGGTAGTGACCAAGCACTCAGACCCAACACTGATCTGCGCTATCAGACCCGGCTCACCCAGCCCAGAGAAAGTCTCGGTCATTCTCATCTCTG ATGACTTTTTCCCCCAAGTCTCCTCTTGGAAGGTTGGCCTCTTCTTGTTCCTGTCAGTGTGTGTTTGCCTCCTCTTCTTTCCTGCCTGCTACTTATGGAGGGTTCAAAGAGCTAAAAGGAAATCCTCCAATTTAACCACAAAGACCTGA